GGTGCCCCCGGATAACCTGGCCTACCTGCTCAAGTACGACTCCACCCACGGGCGCTTCCGGGGTACGGTGGAGGCTAAGGAGGATGGGATTGTGGTGAATGGGCGCTTTGTTCCCTGTTTTTGCTGCAAAGACCCGGCGGAATTGCCCTGGGCGAAAGTGGGTGTGGACTACGTGGTGGAATCCACCGGCCTGTTTACGAGCTACGACGGGGCCAGCAAGCACCTAACGGCGGGTGCCAAACGGGTGGTCATTTCTGCGCCCACCAAAGACCCCGATAAAGTCGCCACGTTTGTTGTGGGTGTCAATGACCATCAGTTCGACCCGGCCCAGCACACCATTGTTTCCAACGCCAGTTGCACCACCAACTGCCTGGCCCCCATCGCCAAGGTGATTCATGAGCATTTCGGGTTAGCGGAGGGGTTGATGACCACGGTGCATTCGTTTACAGCTACCCAACCCACCGTCGATGGCCCCAGCAAAAAGGACTGGCGTGGCGGGCGGGGCGCGACCCAAAACATCATTCCGTCTTCAACGGGAGCGGCCAAAGCAGTGGCACTTGTATTACCCGAACTGAAGGGGCGGTTGACAGGGATGGCGTTCCGGGTGCCCACGCCCAATGTCTCGGTAGTGGACCTGACCTTCCGCACCGAAAAAAGCACCAGTTACAAGGAAATCTGCGCGGCGATGAAAGCGGCCAGCGAAGGACCCTTGCGGGGCATTTTGGGTTATACGGAGGAGGAAGTCGTTTCTACTGATTTCAACGGCGACCCCCACTCCAGCATTTTTGATGCAGGCGCTGGGATTGAGTTAAATCCCCACTTTTTCAAGGTGGTGGCCTGGTACGACAACGAGTGGGGCTACTCCCTGCGGGTGCTGGACCTGATGCGCCGGATGGCCCAGAAAGAAGGGCTGCTGGTCTAGATGGCTGCACTCGACTGGTGGCAATGGCTGGGGCGAGCTGTACGCATCACTGCCGGCGTCTATGGGGGATTATTGTTATTGCTGTGGTTAGGGCAGGCGCGGCTCATGTATTTTCCTAGTCGCCAGATCGTTGCCACCCCCCAGGACACGGGATTGTCCTACGAGGACCTGCGCTTGACGACTGCCGATGGGGTCACGATTAGCGCTTGGTGGATTCCTGCCCCTGACCCCAATGCGCCGGTGCTTTTATTTGCCCACGGCAACGGCGGCAATATCAGCTACCGCTTGCCCTACATGCGCATCTTTTATGGGCTGGGCCTGGCCAGTTTGTTTTTCGACTACCGGGGCTACGGCGAGAGCGAAGGAGAACCCACTGAGCAGGGCACCTATCTCGACGGCGAAGCGGCCTGGCGTTATCTCACCGAGACGCGTCACATTCCCCCGGAGCGCATTGTCCTGTATGGCGAGTCGCTGGGGGGAGCGATTGCCACCTATTTAGCCGTGCGTTTCCGACCGGCAGGGGTGATTTTGGGTTCTACATTCACCAGCGTTCCCGACATCGCCAAGGGTCTGTTTCCCTACATGCCGGTGGACTGGCTGGCTCAATTTCAGTACAACAACCTGGAGCGCATCCAGCAGATTCATGTGCCGGTGCTGGTCATCCATAGCCCCCAGGATGAAATCATCCCCTTCGACCACGGGAAACGGTTGTACGCTGCTGCCAACGAACCCAAATTTTTCTTGCAAATTCAGGGGGATCACAACGAAGGATTTTTAGATT
This genomic interval from Gloeomargarita sp. SKYB120 contains the following:
- the gap gene encoding type I glyceraldehyde-3-phosphate dehydrogenase; translated protein: MTLKVGINGFGRIGRLVFRAGIDDPNVEFVGINDLVPPDNLAYLLKYDSTHGRFRGTVEAKEDGIVVNGRFVPCFCCKDPAELPWAKVGVDYVVESTGLFTSYDGASKHLTAGAKRVVISAPTKDPDKVATFVVGVNDHQFDPAQHTIVSNASCTTNCLAPIAKVIHEHFGLAEGLMTTVHSFTATQPTVDGPSKKDWRGGRGATQNIIPSSTGAAKAVALVLPELKGRLTGMAFRVPTPNVSVVDLTFRTEKSTSYKEICAAMKAASEGPLRGILGYTEEEVVSTDFNGDPHSSIFDAGAGIELNPHFFKVVAWYDNEWGYSLRVLDLMRRMAQKEGLLV
- a CDS encoding alpha/beta hydrolase; the encoded protein is MAALDWWQWLGRAVRITAGVYGGLLLLLWLGQARLMYFPSRQIVATPQDTGLSYEDLRLTTADGVTISAWWIPAPDPNAPVLLFAHGNGGNISYRLPYMRIFYGLGLASLFFDYRGYGESEGEPTEQGTYLDGEAAWRYLTETRHIPPERIVLYGESLGGAIATYLAVRFRPAGVILGSTFTSVPDIAKGLFPYMPVDWLAQFQYNNLERIQQIHVPVLVIHSPQDEIIPFDHGKRLYAAANEPKFFLQIQGDHNEGFLDSLPVYEAGIRQFLEKIFHTQN